The genome window attattataaaaaaggttttgaaaataaagaatGGTTTTTAAAAGAAACTCATGTAAGTTTCCATTGTCAAATCCGCTTTTGACATGGCAGTATTTTCATACGTAGTATGCGGTGGTATTCCGCAACGGTCCAACTGAGGTCATACTGATCGCACTGGATTAAATGGCTGAGGCGAATTTGGACAAAAAACCGGAGGTGAAGCCTCCGCCGGGCCTTAAGGCCATCATAGACCACCTGGGGCAGGTTTACCCCAAGCAGCCCAACCCGCTGCAGGTGACCACACTACTCAAGTACTGGCTGGGCGGTCAGGATCCGTTGGACTACATTAGCATGTACAACTATCCGGGAGATGTGGACAGGAACGTTCCGCCACACTGGCACTATATCAGTTTCGGACTCAGCGACCTACACGGCGACGAGCGTGTCCACTTGCGTGAGGAGGGCGTCACCCGGTCTGGCATGGGATTCGAGTTGACCTTTCGCCTGGCCAAAACGGAAGTGGAGCTGAAGCAGCAGATTGAGAACCCAGAGAAGCCCCAAAGACCGCCCACCTGGCCGGCGAACCTGTTGCAGGCCATCGGACGCTACTGTTTCCAAACAGGCAACGGTCTGTGCTTTGGAGACAACATCCCGTGGCGCAAGACCCTGGACGGCAGTACCACTTCCAAGCTACAAAGCCTGCTCGTCGCCCAGGACCCTCAGTTGGGCTGCATCGACACTCCCACCGGCACGGTGGACTTCTGCCAGATTGTCGGCGTCTTTGACGACGAGCTTGAGCAGGCATCGCGTTGGAACGGGCGCGGTGTGCTTAACTTCCTTCGCCAGGATATGCAAACTGGCGGTGACTGGCTGGTGACTAACATGGATCGCCAAATGAGCGTCTTCGAGCTGTTTCCCGAAACGCTGCTCAACTTACAGGACGACCTGGAGAAGCAGGGATCCGATCTGGCCGGCGTTAATGCAGATTTTACGTTCCGTGAGCTGAAACCTACCAAAGAGGTTAAGGAAGAGGTGGATTTTCAGTCGCTGAGCGAGAAGTGCGCCAACGACGAAAATAATCGGCAGCTGACGGATACGCAAATGAAGCGCGAGGAACCGAGCTTTCCACAATCCATGTCGATGAGCAGCAATTCGCTGCACAAGTCCTGTCCCCTGGACTTTCAAGCGCAGGCACCAAATTGCATTTCACTGGACGGTATTGAGATTACCCTCGCACCTGGCGTGGCCAAGTACCTGCTACTGGCCATCAAGGATCGCATCCGACATGGGCGCCACTTCACCTTCAAGGCTCAGCATCTGGCGTTAACTTTGGTGGCGGAATCCGTGACCGGCTCGGCGGTGACAGTGAACGAACCCTACGGCGTGCTGGGCTACTGGATTCAGGTCCTGATCCCCGATGAACTGGTGCCGCGCCTGATGGAAGACTTCCGCAGCGCGGGCCTAGACGAGAAATGCGAGCCCAAGGAGCGACTGGAGCTCGAGTGGCCCGAAAAGAATCTGAAGCTGATCATCGACCAGCCGGAACCTGTGCTGCCCAATGTTCTGCCCATGTCCCTCGACGCTGCTCCCCTGAAAATTTCCAGTGTGTCCAGTGATTAGCTAGtagttatttaaattaatcgAATTGAATCTTCCACTAACGAGTAAgttttacatatatacatcTCATCTAACACAATGCACGTGGCCTTTGCTCCTCGCCAGAGTCCAGTcaaaatatacaaacacatacatatacccGAAACCACTCGACGGGCCTTTGATCGCAATATGAAAAGAGGAAGCGCCGGCGCCAGGAGCGGCGAACAATTCGCCGGATGAGTCAAGTTGGGGTCAGGCTATTGAGCACTGGAACAGTTCTTCTTTGGTGGCTGCGGCGGATATGGCCACTTGCCGGCGGTGGAAGTCATCGCCACCGACTAAACCACCAATTGATAGTATTGCGCAGTGGACCGCCGAAAGCTTCAGTTTCTAATTCTGGGAATTGATCAATTAGAAGAGCATTCAATTTGAACACAAAATCCCGCCCGAGATCATGTGATTGCGCGAGGAACTGGACCTGGAGCAGCTGCATCATCAGCCTGGCTGATGGGAAACCCTTAACGCACCGCTTGTCTGTGCGTTGCCTAGGTGAATTTTTGTTTACCGCAGAGAACAGTTGCTATGCTTCTCCGATTAGGCGCACCTCATCAAGTGAGCGAGCGATTTTTCGCAAAAACAGCTCGTGGAAAATAATTCAGTTTTCTTCATTCCGCCGCCGACGACGCAAGCGTTCGGTTGTGTGCTCGCTCGAGAGGTCTCCACCCGACCACTGATTCGCGCGATTCTCGAGTCGGCTTCATCGGACTTCCAGTGTCTTCAAGTGAATCGCACGCCTGCCTGCAGCGACTGGAGTTCCGGCTTACAAGTACGTAGAGGAGCGGACTTGGAGTTCATCCAAACGCCGGCGATTGCATAAGGGCCAACCCATCGACCGGTGTGGTGACCTTCGGTTTTAGGCAGTAACCCCCCTTGGGATTGAACTGGGTGTCACCCACCGCAGCGTCATCGAGCGGGCACGTGCATGGCGTTGATAGCGCGAACTTCGGCGATAGCCGCCAAGAACGACAGTGGTTTCAAttgtatttctttatttttgctACAATTCCGTCGAGCGGTTCGCATTACATTGAGTTTTCGCTGTGGCGGCGATGCGGTTTTTTCGGCTGCCCCGCGGCGGGAAAAAGAAACGTTTGCAGAACGGAACACTGCAGTGAACCGTAGACAGTAGACCGTAGACCCACCTCGAGCTACCGCTCCCCAAACCCCCGGACCACCGAAGTGCACTCGACAAGGGCATGCATAATCGAAAAATGCGACGAATTTCAGTTATCGCTTGTAATGCAATCTGTGTTCTGCGCAGCTTTAAAAGTGCATTACAATGTTGCTGACCAGATACTAAGCAGGGAAATTGGAGGCGGAATCGAAAGTTATGTGGCCATGATATCTTTGGATATTAATTTGAACCAGTTAGCCAATGAAACCATAGATATTTATGGTTCTTTGTTAACTGAGCTTTGCAATTTAATCCAATTTAAACTTTTCGTTGGCTAACTAAGTGACTAACATGCCAAAGAACAGAAGGGTAACTTATTCAAAgatacaatttaatttaatttatttgatatattcAAAACCAAAATGCATCCCCTATATCTTTATACCTTTATAGCCATTCCCTCAGCTTATCTCCAGCTGGAACTGTGATCTTCCCTAGTAACTCTCCCTTAAGATCTAGCCTTTGTTCCCCATTTAGTTGGCCTCTGGTTCGCCGACAATGTAAACTGCATTTTCATTTGTCGGGGGCGCAAATAGCGATAAACGTGTCCAAATATTTGGCCAGCCAATTCCGCGTCTGTCGGTGATTATTTTCCGGGATGGGGAAACGCGAGTGGCACTGGTATCATTTCGGCATATTTGGGTGCAGTGTGGCTGACTGATACGCGGAGTGCATCCCACCGATTCAATGCACTCAAAACTCATACAACATATGATATATTTGCAGGCAGCATATCCCAATCCAATCCTAGCTAGCAGCCATGGCTGAGAATGAACCACTGAACGACCTGCAAAACCAGGTGAATGGTCGCATCCTGCCCGCCGCCAATGGACACACTGCATCCGCGACCAACGGATTGGTGCATGCGAACGGCAAGGATGCCCTAAAGCCGTCTGCTCCCGTCCAGAATGGGAATGGAAACGCGAACGGGACACACATCGAGGCGCCCTGCTGTCGGGACATACACGGCAAGGAGCCACCGGACGGAGGAGCACGCGCCTGGCTGGTCATGGTGAGCGCCTTCCTCTGCAACGGCATCATCTTTGGGTTCATCAACACCTACGGCGTCATCCATTCGCTGCTGACGGATAGGCTTACGAAGCTCGGCGATCCGGAGGCGTCCAGCAAAGCGGGTGAGTGTGCCACGGAAATCGGGTATCGGATATGGGGTATGGGGTTTGGGGATGTTTCCCCTATCCATCCAAATGCGAAAGCAATTTGTCCATAATCCCTTCAGCCCCTGGCGCATCTATTCGGAATTTATGGACGGCTGCTGCCGGCGCTGATTGTAATTATGCAGGCAGGGCAAATGAGATTAGATGGGAACTGGGCAGTTGTTTTTGCGGCTACTATCTGTTTTGGGCACGGACCTGGCCAACCTCTCCAGAGCACAAATCATATTTTATGGCCTCTGATTGCTGACCGGGGGGGTCTCAGACTTTGATTCGCAAGAGCCTAGAGGTTCAATCGTCAAAGATTCCCCATTAGTTGATAATATTGTCACATCTGACTTGCATTTTATGGCATCCACAGCCAAAGATTGTACTATCACCACTGGAAGTTACCttgaaatttataaaagagATTTccgaatttaaatttgattagATGTTGACGCACTTCATACTGAATAATACTTTGccaatttttatttacatttattaatatttatttcgaaTCTAACGGACACTCGGACATGGCAACGCACATTGGCGTCTCCCATCCGCCAGCTCTTGGGTTCAATAAAACGTTGTAGTACGTAGTACGAACGAAGTGACGATATAGGAATCCAACGTAGCGACGTCAAGTGAATTAAATTGCTAAAAGTTGATTGGATCACAAAGCATTATTCAACAGACTTCGAGTGCGAAGAGCACGAAGACAGCGACGTCGCATAGAGTTGGAGCGGAAAATCCGTAGGGTTCTCCGCCAGAAGTgcatcatttttatttttggccaccTCAACTGAAGCAGCGGGTAGATCCACCCTCAACCAGAAAGAACTGAAACAAACGAGCAGAGTTCACACCACAGCATTGGTCAAGGTTTTGCCGCTTGGCCtgcattacgcatacgcaacgtGGGACGACAAACGCATTGGGGGCACGGCCGGCGCTTTTAAGACGAGCTGGTCGAATTGGCCAAGCCGACCGGCAGAAGACGAAAGCTACCCGCCAGTGACCCAGTTACTTGGTCGACTGACGGCGCTGCATCGGGGAAGCCCCTCAAGTGCTCCGCCTGACAGCGATCCTCCTCCGACCGAACGGCAGCCAGATGCACTCATCTAGGGCTAAGGCTAGAGCTAAGCCAAGACTGGCTGCCAGTTCAGTTCCGCAATATGATTAAAACCTGACGTAATCCGAACCCGAGCCCCAGCTCTTGTGTGCCATattttcctcctcctcctccgcccaCTTTTATCGCGGTGTCGATTCATCAATTAATTGTCAGCCTTTGTCAATTACACACCTCCGTAGGCACATCAGCGCGACTTGGGGGAGCTTAATGGGCGCTGGTTGGCCCATTGGTTCATCCGCGCGGATCGGAGGTCAAGATCAATCATCCAATCGAGCGCCAATCTAAGTGTTATCCCCCGATGCAATCCGCCTGCAGATTGCGTCAGATATTGGATGAGATCGCATCGGGTTGCCTATCCAACTATGAATATGAGGAGTCCTATAAATATTCCGATCTATTTTCGCCAGACGCCGGCGGGGCCATGCAACCCGGCAGATTCCCCTTCCGTACGGATTCGTTTT of Drosophila mauritiana strain mau12 chromosome 3R, ASM438214v1, whole genome shotgun sequence contains these proteins:
- the LOC117143078 gene encoding suppressor of fused homolog; this translates as MAEANLDKKPEVKPPPGLKAIIDHLGQVYPKQPNPLQVTTLLKYWLGGQDPLDYISMYNYPGDVDRNVPPHWHYISFGLSDLHGDERVHLREEGVTRSGMGFELTFRLAKTEVELKQQIENPEKPQRPPTWPANLLQAIGRYCFQTGNGLCFGDNIPWRKTLDGSTTSKLQSLLVAQDPQLGCIDTPTGTVDFCQIVGVFDDELEQASRWNGRGVLNFLRQDMQTGGDWLVTNMDRQMSVFELFPETLLNLQDDLEKQGSDLAGVNADFTFRELKPTKEVKEEVDFQSLSEKCANDENNRQLTDTQMKREEPSFPQSMSMSSNSLHKSCPLDFQAQAPNCISLDGIEITLAPGVAKYLLLAIKDRIRHGRHFTFKAQHLALTLVAESVTGSAVTVNEPYGVLGYWIQVLIPDELVPRLMEDFRSAGLDEKCEPKERLELEWPEKNLKLIIDQPEPVLPNVLPMSLDAAPLKISSVSSD